Proteins co-encoded in one Brassica oleracea var. oleracea cultivar TO1000 chromosome C4, BOL, whole genome shotgun sequence genomic window:
- the LOC106339494 gene encoding uncharacterized protein LOC106339494 — translation MSMGSDSTWVGKKPIRRIGGLADALSIASDLGYAVAPPPSLEEYLQSLASSNGERGDDLIRVLRELSSVQRKIADLQVELQGRKDDKNVAHLTHVSEMQKKIETLSRITQILKDVIQNKDRIIARLQQPYSLDCIPIEAEYQKQFSELLMRAASDYGALTASVSDFQWSQNFKEPPSVWGEMLRPIPVALASCTRFFEAMSAMRESFATLQDLRVGNSAASLPTTPSQRDSDCVAPPQGVTGSSFDDLAVQTTRREAEEEDGNDYENVRLSWPPSVKKSNV, via the exons ATGTCGATGGGAAGCGACTCGACATGGGTGGGGAAGAAACCGATCCGGCGCATCGGCGGATTAGCTGATGCTCTCTCCATCGCCTCCGATCTCGGTTACGCCGTCGCTCCTCCTCCCTCTCTG GAAGAGTACTTACAAAGCTTGGCGTCTTCGAATGGCGAAAGAGGCGATGATTTGATAAGGGTTTTGAGAGAGTTATCTTCTGTTCAGAGGAAAATTGCAGACTTGCAGGTCGAGCTTCAAGGGAGGAAG GATGATAAAAATGTGGCTCATTTGACTCATGTGAGTGAAATGCAGAAGAAAATCGAAACTCTCTCAAGGATTACTCAAATATTGAAAGATGTTATACAAAACAAG GATCGCATCATTGCTCGTCTCCAACAACCTTATTCACTAGATTGCATTCCAATTGAAGCAGAATATCAG AAACAATTTTCAGAGTTGCTAATGAGAGCGGCCAGTGATTATGGCGCCTTAACAGCATCAGTGTCTGATTTTCAGTGGAGCCAAAACTTTAAAGAACCTCCTTCAGTCTGGGGG GAAATGTTGCGTCCAATACCGGTGGCACTAGCGTCATGCACGAGATTCTTTGAGGCAATGTCTGCGATGAGAGAATCATTTGCGACTCTTCAAGACCTTAGAGTTGGTAACTCGGCAGCTTCTTTACCAACTACCCCATCACAAAGAGACTCAGATTGTGTGGCTCCACCTCAGGGGGTAACAGGTTCAAGCTTCGACGACTTAGCTGTTCAGACCACAAGGAGAGAAGCAGAAGAAGAAGATGGTAATGACTATGAGAATGTGAGACTATCTTGGCCTCCTTCGGTTAAAAAGAGTAACGTTTAA